From the Cryptosporidium parvum Iowa II chromosome 2, whole genome shotgun sequence genome, one window contains:
- a CDS encoding possible phosphatidylinositol 3- and 4-kinase family protein yields the protein MNQINNFPVAQQVYFSTHNALRAGENEIQKFVLYIDELDGTKRILLSIYPFYDCQMVKRLVIKYLDLPEGTSIRDIQLFYRGVEIPNGRFMHTFEKQRHPLHYSLRMNKSDFGIRSTGLKWSSKIQKLVVEVKLAMQRNVHPKLTLDGTGATYRMYNAKGQVVAMFKPLDEEAFSPNNPRGYQGKLGQQGFRSGVLSGEGASREVATAIWDAYYHNFAGVPDTTLLEACHQAFNYDSWNKITLEWGDIFQKDNNKANSEITVDWKLGAFQEFISTTETVGNFNPSVFCIRDVHRIGILDICLFNLDRNDSNILVVANQPNYSIKFNISNSNNPSSATSPYEHPLSTPDGKKTKYKLIPIDHGLCLPDVLDVAQFDWVWFDWPHSKIPFSRSELRVIKYMDPDADAERLKRKLLIRSECLRSMRVSVRWLRLASSMHLNLYQIASFLCREDLEIPSSIELLIQRSLQHCYRAFDATALISSNRLGNIHIDLATTSSAPNRARVFNESPKKGQNTNTVDNFIDDCELSDNSQISDSESEFSSDNSTIKSKWWESRKRKQKSSQSQKSDIHSCPTEQLTPSSFQKSCLNGASRSTAYRTQLLLGLAPQNATWMLLDRENNIIPIQWGDKHFEHVFFEVLEQEMKHLIIDKHPKWEEYPYFGEEVFDEGKNKDISAKEKDYC from the coding sequence ATGAATCAAATTAACAACTTCCCTGTTGCTCAACAGGTATATTTTTCAACTCATAATGCTTTGCGTGCAGGTGAAAATGAAATCCAGAAATTTGTCTTATATATTGACGAGCTGGATGGGACAAAGCGCATACTTTTGTCAATATACCCATTCTATGATTGCCAGATGGTTAAAAGACTAGTAATTAAGTATCTGGATCTCCCAGAAGGCACAAGCATTCGTGACATTCAACTATTTTATAGAGGCGTAGAAATTCCGAATGGCAGGTTTATGCATACATTTGAAAAACAAAGACACCCATTGCACTATTCTCTCAGGATGAACAAGTCAGATTTCGGAATTAGAAGCACTGGACTTAAATGGTCGAGTAAAATTCAGAAACTTGTAGTTGAAGTTAAACTCGCAATGCAGAGAAATGTCCATCCCAAACTTACATTGGATGGAACTGGCGCTACCTATAGAATGTACAATGCAAAAGGCCAAGTTGTTGCAATGTTTAAACCACTAGATGAGGAGGCATTTTCTCCAAATAATCCAAGGGGTTATCAAGGTAAATTAGGTCAACAAGGTTTTAGGTCAGGAGTATTGTCAGGTGAAGGAGCTAGCAGAGAGGTTGCAACAGCAATTTGGGATGCATACTACCATAATTTTGCTGGCGTTCCTGATACTACATTACTTGAGGCATGCCATCAGGCTTTTAATTATGATAGCTGGAATAAGATTACTCTTGAATGGGGcgatatttttcaaaaagataataataaagcaAATAGTGAAATAACTGTTGATTGGAAGTTGGGGGCATTTCAAGAGTTTATTTCAACTACAGAAACAGTTGGTAATTTCAACCCCTCTGTATTCTGCATTAGAGATGTACACCGCATTGGAATTTTGGATATTTGTCTCTTTAATTTAGATAGAAATGACAGTAATATTCTTGTTGTCGCGAACCAGCCCAATTATTCAATCAAATTCAACATtagtaattcaaataatccAAGTTCAGCTACTTCACCATATGAACACCCTCTGAGCACTCCTGACGGCAAAAAAACCAAGTATAAGTTAATTCCTATCGACCATGGGCTTTGTTTACCAGATGTTCTCGATGTTGCACAATTTGATTGGGTATGGTTTGATTGGCCGCATTCAAAGATACCCTTTAGCAGGTCTGAATTGAGAGTAATAAAGTATATGGATCCAGATGCGGATGCAGAGAGgttaaaaagaaagttaTTGATTAGAAGCGAGTGTTTAAGAAGCATGAGAGTTTCAGTCAGATGGTTGAGGCTTGCATCATCAATGCATCTCAACTTGTATCAAATTGCCAGTTTTCTTTGTAGAGAAGATCTGGAAATTCCATCTTCAATTGAGCTACTAATTCAGCGTAGCCTTCAACATTGCTATCGCGCATTTGATGCAACTgcattaatttcatcaaacAGGTTAGGCAATATTCATATTGACTTAGCAACAACTTCTTCCGCACCTAACAGAGCTAGAGTTTTTAATGAATCACCTAAAAAGGGTCAGAATACAAATACGGTAGACAATTTTATTGATGATTGCGAATTATCAGATAATTCACAGATCTCAGATTCTGAATCTGAATTTTCGTCAGATAATTCAACTATTAAAAGTAAGTGGTGGGAGTCGCGTAAGAGAAAGCAAAAATCTTCGCAAAGCCAGAAATCAGATATTCATTCGTGTCCAACTGAACAGCTTACACCTTCAAGCTTCCAAAAGAGCTGTTTAAATGGAGCATCTAGAAGTACTGCCTATCGAACTCAGCTTTTACTCGGGCTTGCTCCTCAAAACGCCACATGGATGTTGCTAGACAGAGAAAATAACATCATTCCAATTCAATGGGGAGACAAACACTTCGAACATGTATTTTTCGAAGTATTAGAGCAGGAGATGAAACATTTAATCATTGATAAACATCCCAAATGGGAAGAGTACCCATATTTTGGAGAAGAGGTATTTGATGAAGGCAAGAATAAGGATATTTCGGCTAAGGAAAAAGATTATTGCTAA
- a CDS encoding DNAJ protein (with possible Znf cysteine-rich domain, similar to bacterial DNAJ protein): protein IFTNYRFIYLNVYHNNSSDGSCLCEMMREVCSRSLKFGQILSRSIFQQLNVSFNGKCLFYGALFNLSNRIFFKSITYSSDPYKVLGVSRNASDEEIKLKFKELAKKYHPDLNPSEEAKNKMAKIVNAYETLSDSKKRKQFSNSGIGQAGQKYNIYKDSKTKQAFNWFEDSPWMTPNIDEIFMSSSFFDNLFGLGEYFMREKQILRKNIYLNIEVDILDAINGTNRTLKTNSSCKCDACNGAGIIKGLKLAKCSNCGGSGLNVYHNGPLLIKSLCMKCSGTGYSNLMLCIKCNGSGHIIKDKNVFLRIPRGTKDGTQLKLSSEGNFVSGNYGDLFIKVNIKPNTKFKWIKDNIHVDIPISINTCIFGGEIVVPSLIKGTSMRVKVPPKTNPRVPYILKGKGPPIFGKDTFGDYIIHFSTRNSHPDLFKNYKESIGIKDKLLSILGELNKKVSKKASKG from the exons atatttacaaaCTACCGCTTTATTTATCTTAACGTTTACCATAACAATAGCTCTGATGGAAGTTGCCTATGCGAAATGATGAGAGAAGTTTGCTCAAGGTCCTTGAAGTTTGGACAGATTCTTTCTAGATCCATATTCCAACAGCTAAACGTATCGTTTAATGGAAAATGCTTATTTTATGGTGCTCTTTTCAACTTATCAAatagaatattttttaaaagtatTACGTATAGTAGCGATCCATATAAAGTCTTAGGAGTTTCTAGAAATGCATctgatgaagaaattaagcTTAAGTTTAAGGAGTTAGCAAAAAAGTACCATCCTGATTTAAACCCATCGGAAGAAgccaaaaataaaatggcAAAAATAGTGAA TGCATATGAGACGCTTTCggattcaaaaaaaagaaaacaattTAGTAATTCTGGAATAGGGCAAGCTGGACAAAagtataatatttataaagaTAGTAAGACTAAGCAGGCATTTAACTGGTTTGAAGATAGTCCTTGGATGACGCCAAACATagatgaaatatttatgagTTCTTCATTTTTCGATAATCTATTTGGGCTTGGGGAATACTTTATGAGAGAGAAACAGATTTTGaggaaaaatatatatttgaatattgaGGTGGATATTTTGGATGCAATTAATGGGACAAACAGAACACTTAAAACTAATTCTAGTTGTAAATGTGATGCCTGCAATGGCGCTGGCATCATTAAAGGACTAAAATTAGCTAAATGTTCAAATTGTGGTGGTTCTGGGCTGAATGTTTACCATAACGGTCCTTTATTAATCAAGTCATTGTGCATGAAGTGCAGTGGTACTggatattcaaatttaatgcTTTGCATAAAGTGTAATGGTAGCGGccatattattaaagataagAACGTTTTCCTAAGAATCCCAAGAGGAACGAAGGATGGAACGCAACTAAAGCTGAGCTCAGAAGGTAACTTTGTTTCAGGAAATTATGGAGATTTATTCATTAAGGTGAATATTAAGCCAAATACGAAATTCAAATGGATAAAGGATAATATTCATGTAGATATCccaatttcaattaatacATGTATTTTTGGCGGAGAAATTGTTGTACCTAGTTTAATTAAAGGTACAAGCATGCGAGTTAAGGTACCTCCTAAAACTAATCCGAGGGTTccatatatattaaaggGTAAAGGGCCACCTATTTTTGGCAAAGATACATTCGGCGACTATATCATTCACTTTTCTACTCGAAATTCTCATCcagatttatttaaaaactACAAGGAGTCTATTGGAATTAAAGATAAACTACTCAGTATATTAGGTGAATTGAACAAAAAGGTTTCAAAAAAAGCCAGCAAAGGATAA
- a CDS encoding ATP synthase beta chain, mitochondrial precursor, translated as MFMIRGKLLSQSLPCFKFTRREFLPLFSAFFQKKAIRNLEYYNLNKRWKSYSKTGKNLSEGYVSQIMGSVVDVKFEGKLPELLNALEVKGHQNKLVLEVAQHLSDNSVRAIAMDVTEGLSRGEKVIDTGSPICVPVGKATLGRMVNVMGNAIDGCGEINAKVKKPIHRTAPEYMEQVMEPSLIVTGIKAIDLLTPFIKGGKIGLFGGAGVGKTVLIMELINNIAKKYGGYSVYTGVGERIREGYDLYNEMLANGVNKKSIVGSRVDSKHKRQPIYDFLGSKTALVYGQMNETPGARARVALTGLTMAEYFRDSMMQDVLFFVDNIYRFTQAGSEVSALLGLLPTEIGYQPTLATDLGKLQERITTTKNGSITSIQALYIPSDDINDPAPVAAFTHLDSTIVLSRKMSEVGIFPSIDPLESRSKVLDRNIIGEEHYKVSTEVLSILQRYKQLQSKISTQGTHALSEEERLIVSRARKVQKFLTQPFFMSEAFTGKPGVFVNLIDTIKGFNAIVSGEMDNLPETMFYMKGSLDSLGKPDSTC; from the exons ATGTTTATGATTCGAGGAAAATTGTTAAGTCAATCTCTTCCATGTTTCAAATTCACACGAAGAGAATTTTTGCCACTATTTTCGGCGTTTTTCCAGAAAAAAGCGATCCGCAACCTAGAATATTATAACTTAAACAAAAGATGGAAGTCTTATAGTAAAACTGGCAAAAATCTCTCAGAAGGCTATGTATCACAAATCATGGGTTCAGTTGTAGATGTAAAATTCGAGGGTAAACTACCAGAACTGTTAAACGCTTTGGAAGTTAAAGGGCATCAAAACAAACTAGTGCTTGAAGTGGCGCAACACTTAAGTGATAATTCAGTTAGGGCAATCGCAATGGACGTTACAGAAGGACTCTCCAGAGGAGAGAAGGTTATAGACACTGGAAGCCCAATATGCGTTCCAGTAGGCAAGGCCACACTTGGTAGAATGGTGAATGTTATGGGGAATGCAATTGACGGGTGTGGAGAAATCAACGCTAAAGTTAAAAAACCGATTCATAGAACTGCCCCTGAATACATGGAACAAGTAATGGAGCCTTCATTAATTGTTACTGGGATTAAGGCAATAGATCTACTTACACCATTCATAAAAGGTGGGAAAATAGGACTATTTGGTGGAGCGGGAGTTGGCAAGACTGTTCTTATCATGGAACTAATAAACAATATTGCAAAAAAGTACGGTGGTTACTCTGTATATACAGGGGTTGGAGAACGCATCAGGGAAGGGTACGatttatataatgaaaTGTTAGCAAATGGCGTCAATAAAAAGTCGATTGTTGGATCACGAGTTGACAGCAAGCATAAGAGACAGCCTATATACGATTTTTTAGGTTCTAAGACAGCGCTGGTATATGGTCAGATGAATGAAACTCCAGGAGCGCGAGCGCGAGTTGCACTTACAGGTCTAACAATGGCAGAATATTTTAGAGATTCAATGATGCAAGACGTATTATTTTTCGTAGATAATATTTACCGATTTACACAGGCAGGGAGTGAAGTTTCTGCGCTTTTAG GGCTATTACCAACTGAAATCGGGTATCAACCCACTCTGGCTACTGATCTTGGTAAACTTCAAGAAAGAATCACAACCACGAAAAATGGTTCAATAACATCTATTCAGGCACTTTATATTCCGTCTGACGACATTAATGATCCAGCACCTGTTGCAGCCTTCACCCACCTTGATTCTACAATAGTTCTCTCTAGAAAAATGTCAGAAGTTGGGATATTCCCATCCATTGATCCATTGGAAAGTAGGTCCAAGGTTTTAGATCGAAATATTATAGGCGAAGAGCACTACAAAGTTTCTACTGAAGTTCTTTCGATTTTACAAAGGTATAAGCAGTTACAGAGCAAAATTTCTACTCAAGGTACTCATGCACTTTCTGAAGAGGAAAGGTTGATCGTCTCCAGGGCAAGAAAAGTCCAAAAATTTCTTACTCAGCCGTTTTTTATGTCGGAGGCTTTTACCGGAAAGCCAGGGGTTTTTGTCAACTTAATTGATACAATTAAAGGTTTTAATGCTATTGTCAGCGGTGAAATGGATAACCTTCCAGAGACAATGTTTTATATGAAAGGTAGTCTTGATAGTCTAGGAAAGCCGGATTCTACTTGTTAG
- a CDS encoding 26S proteasome regulatory subunit, S6a like AAA ATpase — TDLERVLNKIKLLWVGGNIIARVIFQIVELIYVVIPMSSEEGTDNWSAEEAVESVKTLSVSELQSRIRLLDGEIRLMKSESNRLKHELNQMNERIRSNTEKIKLNKQLPYLVANIVESLDFSDEQENEGEGMEFDGDKNDKCMVIKTSSRQTVFLPVIGLVPENELKPGDLVGVNKDSYLILDKLPPEYDSRVKAMEVDERPMEEYSDIGGLDKQIQELVEAIVLPMTHKERFEKIGIKPPKGVLMYGPPGTGKTLLARACAAQTKATFLKLAGPQLVQMFIGDGAKMVRDAFEIAREKAPSIIFIDELDAIGMKRFDSEHSGDREVQRTMLELLNQLDGFSSDDRVKVIAATNRPDTLDPALLRSGRLDRKVELPHPNEEARSRILQIHSRKMNVDLNDVNFQELSRSTDDFNGAQLKAVCVEAGMTALRRGATILCHEDYVEGIAAVLAKKKSPLSYFS, encoded by the coding sequence ACAGATTTAGAGCGGGTGTTAAACAAAATCAAATTGCTGTGGGTGGGGggaaatattattgcaaGAGTAATTTTCCAAATAGTTGAGTTAATTTACGTTGTAATACCAATGTCATCTGAGGAAGGCACCGATAATTGGTCTGCAGAGGAGGCTGTAGAGAGCGTAAAGACTCTGAGTGTTAGTGAGCTTCAGTCTAGGATTCGCCTTTTAGATGGTGAAATTCGACTTATGAAAAGCGAAAGTAATCGTCTTAAGCATGAATTAAACCAGATGAATGAAAGAATCAGAAGTAATactgaaaaaataaaactcAACAAACAGCTTCCATATCTGGTTGCCAACATTGTCGAATCGCTGGATTTTTCAGATGAACAGGAAAATGAGGGTGAAGGTATGGAATTCGATGGAGACAAAAACGATAAATGCATGGTAATAAAAACATCATCAAGGCAGACTGTCTTTCTCCCTGTCATTGGATTGGTTCCAGAGAATGAATTAAAGCCTGGCGATCTTGTTGGAGTGAATAAGGAtagttatttaattcttgatAAATTGCCACCGGAGTATGACTCTAGAGTTAAGGCTATGGAAGTTGATGAAAGACCAATGGAAGAGTATTCAGATATTGGAGGATTAGATAAGCAGATCCAGGAATTGGTGGAGGCAATCGTCCTTCCGATGACCCACAAAGAAAGGTTTGAGAAAATTGGTATAAAACCTCCAAAGGGTGTACTAATGTATGGACCTCCAGGCACAGGAAAAACTCTTTTGGCAAGGGCATGTGCAGCACAAACTAAAGCGacatttttgaaattagCAGGCCCACAACTTGTACAAATGTTTATTGGTGATGGTGCAAAGATGGTTAGGGATGCATTTGAAATTGCACGTGAAAAAGCTccttcaataatatttattgacGAGCTTGACGCTATAGGTATGAAAAGGTTTGATAGTGAGCATAGTGGAGATAGAGAGGTACAAAGGACTATGCTTGAGTTACTTAATCAATTAGATGGATTTAGCTCAGACGACAGAGTTAAAGTTATTGCTGCAACGAATAGGCCGGATACTCTCGATCCAGCCCTTTTAAGATCAGGTAGGCTTGACCGTAAGGTCGAGTTACCGCATCCAAACGAAGAAGCAAGGTCCAGAATACTTCAAATACATAGCAGAAAAATGAATGTTGATTTAAATGACGTGAATTTCCAAGAGCTATCAAGATCAACAGATGATTTTAACGGTGCTCAGCTTAAGGCAGTTTGTGTTGAAGCGGGGATGACAGCACTCAGAAGGGGAGCAACGATACTTTGCCATGAAGATTATGTCGAAGGGATTGCAGCAGTACTAGCAAAGAAGAAATCCCCACTTAGCTATTTTTCATAA